A genomic stretch from Aedes albopictus strain Foshan chromosome 2, AalbF5, whole genome shotgun sequence includes:
- the LOC134288948 gene encoding uncharacterized protein LOC134288948: MCLFNQTPCNSFQLCSLIYAGLKLLYLTLALGQLAFCTDSQCYDERTVPVIFVILLLMIFPSLMIAGILKKNLQMLRICKVYNIVEKSVIIFVQLVTIIMMERAYELYRRRHYVSDKEAVSVEFAYALIAIGILMTTLYLIFRNWMIDGTIASVKEDLYVLNRDKYVMQYNCEA; this comes from the exons ATGTGTCTCTTCAATCAAACACCTTGCAATTCTTTCCAGCTGTGCAGTTTGATATACGCTGGTCTGAAATTGTTGTATCTGACGTTAGCTCTAGGTCAGCTGGCATTCTGTACAGATTCACAATGCTACGATGAAC GTACGGTGCCCGTTATCTTCGTGATCCTCCTGTTGATGATATTCCCTTCTCTGATGATCGCCGGGATCTTGAAG AAAAACCTCCAAATGCTTCGCATTTGCAAGGTGTACAACATCGTGGAGAAATCGGTGATCATCTTCGTCCAGCTGGTGACGATCATAATGATGGAGCGTGCCTACGAACTCTACCGTCGACGGCATTACGTTTCGGACAAGGAAGCCGTCTCGGTTGAATTTGCCTATGCACTGATTGCGATTGGTATTCTGATGACTACAC TTTACCTCATTTTCCGCAACTGGATGATCGATGGAACAATTGCGTCGGTCAAGGAAGATCTCTACGTGCTGAACCGGGACAAGTATGTCATGCAGTACAACTGTGAGGCATGA
- the LOC134286071 gene encoding uncharacterized protein LOC134286071: MECSSCEKFAEVYGFQPLIIAPTMSKITADSSSEDEVGAVKRLPVANSSTPLIIDTSANNSNSNGKKGGATTVGNDDPKDEVSEMLDKVMEAVRSSPTNDAKKGVSIIAIKKYLKLQYRVRKAQITQQLKPAMEAALNRKLLVKVSGNRGVLMGSVKLNPANSRKSESGSGESDEREESDEEEPAAAVKEDTGSRKRKVGGDEIAKSARVAKRLKA; encoded by the exons ATGGAGTGTTCTTCCTGTGAGAAATTCGCAGAAGTCTACGGTTTCCAG CCATTGATCATAGCTCCCACCATGTCCAAAATAACCGCAGACAGTTCCTCGGAAGACGAAGTCGGTGCCGTCAAGCGTTTACCAGTGGCCAACTCCAGCACTCCGTTGATCATCGACACAAGcgccaacaacagcaacagcaacggcAAAAAAGGTGGCGCCACCACAGTGGGCAACGATGACCCCAAAGATGAAGTCTCCGAAATGCTAGATAAGGTCATGGAAGCAGTGCGTTCATCGCCCACCAATGACGCCAAGAAAGGGGTATCGATCATCGCAATCAAAAAATACCTAAAGTTGCAGTACCGAGTGCGGAAGGCGCAAATCACCCAACAGCTCAAGCCGGCCATGGAGGCGGCCCTGAACCGGAAACTGCTGGTCAAGGTTTCCGGCAATCGTGGCGTGCTGATGGGCTCGGTCAAGTTGAATCCGGCCAACAGCCGGAAGTCGGAGAGCGGATCAGGCGAGTCGGATGAGAGGGAAGAAAGCGATGAGGAGGAACCCGCAGCTGCGGTGAAGGAGGACACCGGAAGCAGGAAGCGCAAGGTCGGCGGGGATGAAATCGCGAAGAGTGCCAGGGTGGCCAAGCGATTGAAGGCCTAG
- the LOC109423962 gene encoding NADH dehydrogenase [ubiquinone] 1 beta subcomplex subunit 9, producing the protein MSAKTAAMIAHTRRVCSLYKKSLRNLESWYDRRHIFRYQAVIMRERFDKHKNERDPAKIAQLLADGERELFETQHFQPKKFPMSPGGVAFEREVIPPDWVLDYWHPLEKAQFPEYFARREKRKEEYVAWWEKQYGKTSASEGSHHH; encoded by the exons ATGTCCGCCAAGACGGCCGCGATGATTGCCCACACCCGGCGGGTGTGTTCGCTGTACAAAAAATCCCTGCGTAATCTGGAATCCTGGTATGATCGCAG acaCATTTTCCGCTACCAGGCCGTGATAATGCGGGAGCGTTTCGACAAGCACAAAAATGAACGCGATCCGGCCAAAATCGCTCAGCTGCTGGCCGATGGCGAACGCGAACTGTTCGAAACTCAACACTTCCAGCCAAAGAAAT TCCCAATGTCGCCCGGTGGTGTTGCGTTCGAGCGAGAGGTCATTCCCCCGGACTGGGTGCTGGACTATTGGCACCCGCTGGAGAAGGCACAGTTCCCGGAGTACTTTGCCCGTCGCGAGAAACGCAAGGAGGAGTACGTGGCCTGGTGGGAGAAGCAGTACGGCAAGACGTCCGCCTCGGAAGGTTCGCACCACCACTGA